From the genome of Altererythrobacter sp. BO-6:
CGCCTCTGCCCGCGCCCGCGCCAATGCGTGATGCCACTCGCTTGCCATGCCTGCTCCCTGCCTGCGAGCGCGGCACTTCGCAAGCGCGGCGGCGCTTGCCCCGGCGTCGCTCCTCTGCAAAGGGAGGCGCCGCACGTACTTTGGAAGAGGATACCCCCTGATGATCAGATCGATGATCGGCCTTGCTGGCGCATCGTTGCTGCTGGCTAGTTGCAACGGCATGAGCGGCGAGGCCGCGCTCGACATTCCCGAAGTCGCCAATGGCGACATTTCGCAGGCAACCATGGTCGATGTCACGCGCAAGCTTGCATCCGACGAGTTCGAAGGCCGTATGCCCGGCACCAAGGGGGAAGAGCTGACCGTCGCCCTGCTGAGCGAGAAATTCGCTGCTGCCGGCCTTCAGCCGGGCAACAACGGGTCGTGGGTGCAGGATGTGCCGCTGGTGGAAATCACCGGCAAGAATTTCGCGCCGCTCACCATCACCAATGGCCAGACCGACTTGGTCTATGACTTCGGCAGCGAATGGGTGGGCGTGACCTATCGCGAGGACGCACAAACCCAGCTGGCCAATAGCGAGCTGGTGTTCGTCGGTTACGGCATCAACGCTCCCGAACGTGGCTGGAACGACTACGATGGCGTCGACGTCAAGGGAAAGACGGTGGTGATCCTGGTCAACGATCCCGACTGGGAAACGCCGGGCCTGACCGGTCCGTTCAACGGCCGAGCGATGACCTATTACGGGCGCTGGACCTACAAGTTCGAAGAGGCGGCGCGGCAGGGGGCAGCGGGCGCGCTGATCGTGCATGACACCGAACCGGCAAGCTATGGCTGGAACGTGGTCGAGAGCTCCTGGTCGGGCGCGCAAGCCTATCCCCAGTATGGCGACAACGCGCCGCCGCGCACGCTGATGAACGGCTGGATCCAGAAGGAAGTCGCGCGCGAATTGCTGGCCGCTGCGGGGCAGGATCTCGACGCACTGAGCGCCGCTTCAAAGCAAGAGGGCTTCAAGCCGGTGCCGCTGGGCTTCACCGCCTCGACCAGCTTCCAGAACGATATCCGCACATTCATGTCAAAGAATGTCATCGGGGTTCTGCCCGGCGCCAAACGGCCTGACGAATATGTCCTTTACACCGCGCATTGGGACCATCTGGGCCGCTGCACGCCCGCGCCCGACGGCGACGATATCTGCAACGGCGCGGTGGACAACGCCACCGGCACGGCGGCGCTGGTCGCACTGGCGGAAGCGCATGCCAAGGCTGGGGCGCCTGACCGCAGCCTGGTGTTCCTGGCGGTGACCGCTGAGGAATCGGGCCTGCTCGGCGCGCATTACTACGCCGAAAACCCCGTCTTCCCGCTGGCGCAAACGGTGGGCGGGGTGAATATGGACGCCTTCGACATGGCCGGGCCGGCCAAGGACGTGACTGTGGTGGGCCCAGGCAAGTCGCAACTTGACCAGTTCCTTGAAGCGGCACTGGTCGCGGACGGCCGCGTAGCCACTCCCAACCCCAGCCCGGAAGCAGGCTACTACTATCGCAGCGATCATTTCGCCTTTGCCAAGCTGGGCGTGCCGATGCTGTATCTCGACGGCGGGCAAGACCTGATCGAAGGCGGCAAGGAGGCCGGCAAGGCGCTGGCCGATGACTATCGCGCCAACCGCTATCACGGGCCGAAAGACGAGTTCGACGAGAATTGGGACTGGTCAGGCGTGATGGCCGACCTGCAGCTGATGTATCGCCTTGGCCGGATGATGGCGATGAGCACCAGCTGGCCCAACTGGAACGACGGCGACGAATTCCGCGCAACCCGCGACGAATCCTGCGCCGCCGCCGACACCGGCTGCTGAGTCCGGCTGCGCTGAGGAAAGGGGTAACCGGTCGATGGCTGACATCCTGATGCCGCCCGAATGGGCTCCGCAGGACTGGCTGTGGATCGGCTTCCCACACCTGGCCGATGAATGGCCCGGCTGGCTGGAACCCGCGCAAGTGCAGATCGCCGCTTTCGCCAGCGCCGTGGCGGAGAGCGGGCAGGAAGTGCGCTTGCTGGTGCGCGACGAGGCCAACGAAGCGCGTGCCCGCGAGCTGGTGTCAGGCGCGGTCACTCTGGAGCGGCGCGTCTATGGCGATATCTGGCTGCGCGATACGGGGCCGCTAGTGCGCGCTGACGGAAGCGCGCTGCGCTGCTGCTTCAACGGCTGGGGCGGCAAATATCTGATGCCGGGCGATCAGACGATCGGCGCAGAGCTGGCCGGCGATGCCGGCTTGCCGGTGGTCGAGAGCGACTGGATCCTTGAAGGCGGGGCGATCGATGGCGACGGCACGGGGATCGTGCTGACGACCGAGCAATGTCTGCTCAACCCCAATCGTAACCCGCAGTTATCACGCGGCGAGATCGAGGCGCGACTGGCGCGGGACCTCGGCTTCACACAAGTCATCTGGCTGGGCGGTGGGCTTATCAACGACCATACTGACGGGCATGTCGACAATCTCGTGCGCTTTGTGGCGCCCGGGGAAGTGGTCTTGCCGCGCGCCACGGGCACTGATGACCCCAACGCCGCGATTTATGCCGACGCGAAGGCGCGTATCCTTGAAGCAGGCTTAAAGCTGTACGAAATACCCTCGCCGGGCCTTATCGAACGGGATGGAACAATCGAACCGGCCAGCTATGTCAATTTTGCGATCACCACACATTTGGTCGTAGTGCCGACCTTCGGCTCGCCGCATGATGCCGAAGGCGTAGCGGCGATTGCCGCGCTATTCCCTGATCGCGACACGATTGGCCTGCCGGG
Proteins encoded in this window:
- a CDS encoding M28 family metallopeptidase, translating into MIRSMIGLAGASLLLASCNGMSGEAALDIPEVANGDISQATMVDVTRKLASDEFEGRMPGTKGEELTVALLSEKFAAAGLQPGNNGSWVQDVPLVEITGKNFAPLTITNGQTDLVYDFGSEWVGVTYREDAQTQLANSELVFVGYGINAPERGWNDYDGVDVKGKTVVILVNDPDWETPGLTGPFNGRAMTYYGRWTYKFEEAARQGAAGALIVHDTEPASYGWNVVESSWSGAQAYPQYGDNAPPRTLMNGWIQKEVARELLAAAGQDLDALSAASKQEGFKPVPLGFTASTSFQNDIRTFMSKNVIGVLPGAKRPDEYVLYTAHWDHLGRCTPAPDGDDICNGAVDNATGTAALVALAEAHAKAGAPDRSLVFLAVTAEESGLLGAHYYAENPVFPLAQTVGGVNMDAFDMAGPAKDVTVVGPGKSQLDQFLEAALVADGRVATPNPSPEAGYYYRSDHFAFAKLGVPMLYLDGGQDLIEGGKEAGKALADDYRANRYHGPKDEFDENWDWSGVMADLQLMYRLGRMMAMSTSWPNWNDGDEFRATRDESCAAADTGC
- a CDS encoding agmatine deiminase family protein, with amino-acid sequence MADILMPPEWAPQDWLWIGFPHLADEWPGWLEPAQVQIAAFASAVAESGQEVRLLVRDEANEARARELVSGAVTLERRVYGDIWLRDTGPLVRADGSALRCCFNGWGGKYLMPGDQTIGAELAGDAGLPVVESDWILEGGAIDGDGTGIVLTTEQCLLNPNRNPQLSRGEIEARLARDLGFTQVIWLGGGLINDHTDGHVDNLVRFVAPGEVVLPRATGTDDPNAAIYADAKARILEAGLKLYEIPSPGLIERDGTIEPASYVNFAITTHLVVVPTFGSPHDAEGVAAIAALFPDRDTIGLPGEAVLAGGGGFHCASQQMPALEPV